In Rhodococcus qingshengii JCM 15477, the sequence GCGAAGTACTGATCTCGAACTGATCGAACTGACTCCACGTCGGTAGTAGCTGTGGATTAATTGTCGCTGAAAATTTATACCTTTAGTCCCAATTGGTGCGTTATGCTCTGGTAGCAGATGAACATTCACTGCGACTAGACGGTGGCATGATGGTAAATCCACGGCAGCGTGTTTCGAAGCGGTTCTTCGGTTGGCTCAGTCTTCTTCTTCTGTCTGTTCTTGTGGGAATAGTGCCGCAGGCAACTGTGAGCGCAGCTCCGCTGTGTTCTTCGGTAGCGAGCTCCGGTACCAAACCTGCTCCGGTCGGGAATATTTCGACCTGGCCGAAGTGGCGCCAGATCTTCATCGACAACTTCGACCGGTGTTCGCTGGGCGGGGACTGGGGTCCTTACTATGGTGCACCAGGTGGCAATTCGGCGAGCTGGTGGGATCCGTCGATGGTTCGCCTCGACGGTGGCAAGTTGCAGCTTCGTGCGCAACAAGTAGATGGTCGATGGCTCACGGGTGGGGTTTCCAACTTCACCCGCGCGCAGCAGTATGGCAAATGGGAAATGAGATTTAGAGCAGACAAGTCCGACGAGATCAGCTTCCATCTTCTGTTGTGGCCGAAGAATGAAATATGGCCACCCGAGATCGACATTGCGGAAACTGTTGACGGAAACCGGAAGTCGATGTCGGCGTTCGTACACTGGAATACACCGACAGATGGATTCGGTCAGGGGCAAGCAGACATCACAGGCGACTTCAGCAACTGGAATACGGTGGGAGTGGAGTGGGGGCCAGGAATTGTTCGCGGCACTCTCAACGGTCGCGTGTGGACTACGTTCGAATCTGCAACCAAGGTTCCGGCGACGCCGATGTGGCTCGGACTGCAAACCGAGTCCGGGGCCTGCGCGCGGAAAGTGGCGTGGGGAGTGGGGTCCTGTCCATCTGCGGGTACGCCTGCGGTCTCGAACGTCGAAATCGATTGGGTGAGCGTCTATGCACCCGGCTGGTGATCGACCGTCGATTCGTTGGATTCGATTTGAGTCGGAGTACGTGCGGCGCGTCGCAACATTCCGACCAGTGGAACCGAAACAATTGCTGCGGAGAGAATTTCGGCCGCGAGGTAGGACCAGCCGACACCGGCTATGCCGACGTGAGGTGTCAGGACAATTGATCCGGCGATGACCACGATGGTGTTGAGTACTTGCGCAACAACAGCCGAGCCCATTCTTTGGTACACCCTGGCGAGTGCGTTGTGTAGAACGACGAGTGCGGATATCGGAATGATGATCGCAGACAAGCGAAGTAGGGTCGTGCCTTCTGTCCGATAGTGATCGCCGACGGATCCCAGCGCAACCGGTGCCACGAGTGCGAGAAAGATTGCACCGAGAACGGCGAGTCCGGACAGTAGTGCGATGAATCGACGGGTCAGTGACTGTATCTGCGTCGGAAAGGCGCTCGCCTCTGAGACGAATGGGCCCATGAGCATGTAGAAGAGTACGAACAGGGCGCTCACCAATGCCCAGGTTATCGCGAAGTATGCATTCTCCTCCGCGCCGAGAAGTGAAATGACAACGAGCGGCACTGCAAGCGGGGCAAGGGAACCGAGCGTCATGAGGCCGTACGAGTGGCCGAAGTACGACCACAGTTCACGTGCAGGGGGAAGTGCCGGTTGGGCCGCGGACTCACCTCGCGTGCGCAGTTTCCGACGTATCGCAACACCGAGGACCAGGGCCGCGATCGCCGCCGACCCACCCCAGGCTCCGACGACAGCAAGTTCATGCGCTGTGAATGCCAGTGACGCGACAAGAGCTAGTTTGGCGATGGCATGAACGATGTTCTTCGCGGCTGACCACCTCGCAACTCGAAGACCGTTGGTGGTCTGGTCTTCGAGGGCGAACAGCGCGAGGGTAACGACGAGCCCTACATACGAGAGCATGGCCCACCCCGAGGAGAACAGTTTTTCACGTGGACCGAACATCAACAGTGCGGTGGCGAGGATTGTCGCGAGGAGCGCTACGAGGAGATATCCGCGCGCGACCAGTGCGCCGGCACGGCTTCCTGCCAAAGGTAGGAATCGCTCGTACATCGATCCGAGGCTCAACGTAGACAGAGTGGACAGTACCACCGCCGAATTGATCACCGCAGATGCCCGGCCGACAACGTCGACCGGATACATCCGAGCTGTGACTGCCCAGAACACCAGCCCGAGTACTGCCGTGACGGCGCCCGAGATCAGCACGGCGATCGAGTCGTACTCGAACTTGCGCTTGTCTGTAGCTGGCGTTTCTGGTGATGCCACGGTTGTGACCGGTGATGAGTGCGTCATGTCCACTTTCGGAAGTCGATCTTCCGATGCTACTTGCCAGTAGTTAACTTGTGCATGTCGACGGGTCGGTCAAAATTGCTCTATTGAGAATCGTTGCACTTCAAGGCGGGTGATAGCGCGAATAAATTGTGAACTTCCATGTGCGAGCGATTTGCCTGATGCGACCGACTGGTCGGGTTTGTGCAGTCCAGTACGATGGCGCCGTGGCTAATGGCGAGGGCGAAGTATGTGCATGCGGTCATGCAGAGGTGGCACACAGCCATCATCGTGCGGGAACCGACTGCGCCCTCTGTGACTGCGTCAGGTTCAAGCGTCGTGGGAGCATACTTTCCCGTCTGCTTCGCTGAACAGCTGGTGTCAACGCTTGGAGTGTCGGCCACCTGACGTGGGGCCGGCCTTGACCGCGCTACCGGGCGGACGGGCGAGAATCACGGCGATGGCAGTGGTGAGTGGAACCGAAAGCGCCAGGGCTATTCCGCCGACAGCGGACCTTACGATCTCGATTGCGACGGCGTCACCGACCAGGACGTCCTGAAGAGGGCGCCCGCTGACGCTGAAGAGCAATAGCAGTGGCAGCGCCCCACCCGCGTACGCGAGAACCAAGGTGTAGACCGTGCTGGCGATGTGATCACGTCCGACCCGCATCGCACCGCCGAAGACTTTTCGACGGGACGCATGCTTGTCGAGTTCGGCCAACTCGAATGCCGAGGATGCCTGGGTGATGGTGACGTCGTTGAGAACGCCGAGCGAGCCGATGATGAAGCCCGCCAGCAGCAGGCCGGTGATGTCTATGTGCTCGATATAGG encodes:
- a CDS encoding glycoside hydrolase family 16 protein — its product is MMVNPRQRVSKRFFGWLSLLLLSVLVGIVPQATVSAAPLCSSVASSGTKPAPVGNISTWPKWRQIFIDNFDRCSLGGDWGPYYGAPGGNSASWWDPSMVRLDGGKLQLRAQQVDGRWLTGGVSNFTRAQQYGKWEMRFRADKSDEISFHLLLWPKNEIWPPEIDIAETVDGNRKSMSAFVHWNTPTDGFGQGQADITGDFSNWNTVGVEWGPGIVRGTLNGRVWTTFESATKVPATPMWLGLQTESGACARKVAWGVGSCPSAGTPAVSNVEIDWVSVYAPGW
- a CDS encoding lipopolysaccharide biosynthesis protein — translated: MASPETPATDKRKFEYDSIAVLISGAVTAVLGLVFWAVTARMYPVDVVGRASAVINSAVVLSTLSTLSLGSMYERFLPLAGSRAGALVARGYLLVALLATILATALLMFGPREKLFSSGWAMLSYVGLVVTLALFALEDQTTNGLRVARWSAAKNIVHAIAKLALVASLAFTAHELAVVGAWGGSAAIAALVLGVAIRRKLRTRGESAAQPALPPARELWSYFGHSYGLMTLGSLAPLAVPLVVISLLGAEENAYFAITWALVSALFVLFYMLMGPFVSEASAFPTQIQSLTRRFIALLSGLAVLGAIFLALVAPVALGSVGDHYRTEGTTLLRLSAIIIPISALVVLHNALARVYQRMGSAVVAQVLNTIVVIAGSIVLTPHVGIAGVGWSYLAAEILSAAIVSVPLVGMLRRAARTPTQIESNESTVDHQPGA